A genomic stretch from Xenopus laevis strain J_2021 chromosome 6S, Xenopus_laevis_v10.1, whole genome shotgun sequence includes:
- the LOC108719897 gene encoding protein lifeguard 1, whose protein sequence is MEKSGENLSSFSNPQTNYGYAQNPVYPPDMSGGHSVPVYMPPPPSYSEQDPAVLNAPNNNPSSQVFLGANSYPEHDAEAGPPEYTFGVADSSPFSESVIRRAFIRKVYLTLAMQLALTVGLICMFIFWKRLKYWVQDYPYIVYALCPAIIILALVLACCQQVRRKVPYNFIFLGLFTAVEGCMLGTLAALFDADAVMWAGVATIVVTLGLTIFALQTKWDFTMLSGGLCVALLVLMCFGVLCAILRSMYLNIVYASIGTFIFGMYLVVDTQLIVGGKHRYAINPEEYIFAALNIYLDIVNLFLLLLQIFGICGSN, encoded by the exons ATGGAGAAGAGTGGAGAGAACCTCAGCAGTTTTTCAAACCCCCAAACAAACTACGGTTATGCTCAGAATCCAGTTTATCCGCCAGATATGTCGGGTGGTCATTCTGTCCCAGTTTATATGCCCCCTCCTCCTAGTTACAGTGAACAAGATCCAGCCGTACTAAATGCCCCAAATAACAACCCGTCTTCTCAAGTTTTCCTTGGAGCAAACAGTTACCCTGAGCATGATGCAGAAGCTGGCCCTCCAGAGTATACCTTTGGTGTGGCTGACAGCAGCCCTTTCTCAGAGAGTGTGATCAGAAGAG CTTTCATCAGGAAGGTTTACCTAACCTTGGCCATGCAGCTAGCTCTCACTGTTGGACTTATCTGCATGTTTATTTTTTG GAAAAGACTGAAGTACTGGGTGCAGGATTACCCATATATTGTGTATGCCCTCTG CCCTGCAATCATTATTCTGGCTCTGGTCCTTGCATGCTGCCAGCAAGTGCGCCGTAAAGTGCCCTACAACTTCATCTTTCTTGGACTATTT ACTGCAGTGGAAGGATGCATGCTTGGAACCCTAGCCGC ACTCTTCGATGCTGATGCAGTTATGTGGGCTGGCGTAGCCACAATAGTTGTCACATTGGGACTGACCATTTTTGCACTACAGACAAAG TGGGACTTCACCATGCTTTCTGGGGGACTGTGCGTTGCATTGCTGGTGCTAATGTGCTTTGGCGTATTGTGTGCAATCCTGAGATCAATG TACCTCAATATAGTGTATGCGTCCATTGGAACCTTCATCTTTGGAATG TACTTGGTTGTGGACACGCAGTTGATAGTTGGTGGGAAACATCGCTATGCCATAAACCCAGAAGAATATATCTTTGCTGCCCTCAACATCTACTTGGACATTGTCAATCTCTTCCTTTTACTGCTGCAGATTTTTGGGATCTGCGGTTCTAATTAA